From Streptomyces yatensis, one genomic window encodes:
- a CDS encoding amidohydrolase family protein, translated as MPCSRVGATRRAAEALGLGEVTGRVAPGFRADLVLVGGDPLKDLDASQRVRTVVSAGHRHERE; from the coding sequence ATGCCGTGCTCCCGCGTGGGGGCCACCCGCCGGGCCGCCGAAGCGCTGGGGCTCGGCGAGGTGACAGGACGTGTCGCCCCGGGTTTCCGGGCCGATCTCGTCCTTGTCGGCGGTGATCCGCTCAAGGATCTCGATGCTTCGCAGCGGGTCAGGACCGTTGTCAGCGCCGGCCACAGGCACGAACGGGAGTAG
- a CDS encoding glycosyltransferase, producing MNILLWHVHGSWTTAFVQGPHRYLVPVLPGRGPDGRGRARTFPWPESVTEVTPEELTQTPVDLVVLQRPHEPGLARRWLGGRRPGREVPAVYVEHNAPDGDVPGTRHPCADRDDLILVHVTHFNRLFWDNGRAPTAVVEHGVMDPGHRYTGEYERAVVVVNEPIRRGRHTGTDLLPALSRAAPLDVFGMATRGLARHLALPGGLCRTWELPQAELHAAMARRRLYLHPVRWTSLGLSLLEAMHLGMPVVALATTEVVEAVPDGAGVLSTRPEVLAHAARTYLHDPDAAAEDGARARRAALDRYGLKRFLDDWERLIAEVTR from the coding sequence ATGAACATCCTTCTGTGGCATGTGCACGGCTCATGGACCACGGCCTTCGTACAAGGCCCCCACCGCTATCTGGTGCCCGTCCTCCCCGGCCGCGGTCCCGACGGCCGCGGCCGGGCGCGGACCTTCCCGTGGCCCGAGTCGGTCACCGAGGTCACTCCGGAAGAGCTGACCCAGACCCCGGTGGACCTGGTCGTCCTCCAGCGGCCCCACGAGCCCGGGCTCGCCCGCCGCTGGCTCGGAGGCCGCCGCCCCGGACGCGAGGTGCCCGCCGTCTACGTCGAGCACAACGCCCCGGACGGAGACGTTCCCGGCACCCGCCACCCGTGCGCTGACCGCGACGACCTCATCCTGGTCCACGTCACCCACTTCAACCGGCTCTTCTGGGACAACGGACGCGCCCCCACCGCCGTCGTCGAGCACGGCGTCATGGACCCCGGACACCGCTACACGGGGGAGTACGAACGCGCCGTCGTCGTGGTCAACGAACCGATACGGCGGGGCCGCCACACCGGCACCGACCTGCTGCCCGCACTCAGCCGGGCCGCTCCGCTCGACGTCTTCGGCATGGCCACCCGAGGACTCGCCCGCCACCTCGCCCTGCCCGGCGGTCTCTGCCGCACCTGGGAGCTGCCCCAGGCCGAGTTGCACGCCGCCATGGCACGCCGCCGTCTGTATCTGCACCCCGTGCGCTGGACCTCGCTCGGGCTGTCCCTGCTGGAGGCCATGCACCTGGGCATGCCCGTCGTGGCCCTGGCCACCACCGAGGTGGTCGAGGCCGTACCGGACGGCGCGGGAGTGCTCTCCACCCGCCCCGAGGTCCTCGCTCACGCGGCGCGTACCTACCTGCACGACCCGGACGCCGCGGCCGAGGACGGGGCACGGGCCCGCCGGGCCGCTCTCGACCGGTACGGACTCAAGCGTTTCCTCGACGACTGGGAGCGGCTGATAGCGGAGGTGACCCGATGA
- a CDS encoding D-sedoheptulose-7-phosphate isomerase codes for MTDTLRAAQAHCQSLQDAVAHLRDNGLEQITAWGRHLAATLPVGGRLIAAGNGGSAAQAQHLTAELVGRYRRERPAYSAIALHTDTSSLTAIGNDYGFEELYARQVAAHGRPGDVLVLMSTSGRSPNLLAAADTGRAAGLRVWAMTGPRPNPLTLRAHDTLSIASGTTATVQEAHLVALHLLCETFDHETLDHEHETLDHETLDHESLDHESLATDIADPVTTRRYDLTRAESLAPRPSRATDRR; via the coding sequence ATGACCGACACGCTGCGCGCCGCCCAGGCACACTGTCAGTCGCTCCAGGACGCCGTGGCGCACCTGCGCGACAACGGCCTGGAACAGATCACCGCGTGGGGCCGCCACCTGGCCGCCACCCTCCCTGTCGGCGGCCGGCTCATCGCCGCGGGCAACGGGGGCAGTGCCGCCCAGGCCCAGCACCTGACCGCCGAACTCGTCGGCCGCTACCGCCGCGAACGCCCCGCCTACTCGGCCATCGCCCTGCACACCGACACCTCCAGCCTCACCGCCATCGGCAACGACTACGGCTTCGAGGAGCTGTACGCCCGGCAGGTCGCCGCGCACGGCAGACCCGGCGATGTGCTGGTCCTGATGTCCACCTCCGGACGCAGCCCCAACCTGCTGGCCGCCGCCGACACCGGGCGCGCCGCCGGGCTGCGGGTCTGGGCCATGACCGGTCCCCGCCCCAACCCGTTGACCCTCCGCGCCCACGACACGCTGTCCATCGCCTCCGGCACCACGGCGACCGTCCAGGAGGCCCACCTGGTGGCCCTCCATCTGCTGTGCGAGACCTTCGACCACGAGACCCTCGACCACGAGCACGAGACCCTCGACCACGAGACCCTCGACCACGAGTCCCTCGACCACGAGTCCCTCGCCACGGACATCGCCGACCCCGTGACCACACGGCGCTACGACCTCACGCGCGCCGAATCCCTCGCCCCTCGCCCCAGCCGTGCGACCGACCGGAGGTGA
- a CDS encoding D-glycero-alpha-D-manno-heptose-1,7-bisphosphate 7-phosphatase — MRSTSHRLITICPGYSRPVSTVDAPEVSSVRKGPWLLTQGEQHGSRTRARGTGPAAVLFDRDGTLVEDLPYNGDPARVRLMPTARAAVDAVRARRIPVGVVTNQSGIARGLLTPGAVEAVRRRVEELLGPLDVWAVCPHGPDDGCGCRKPAPGLVHAACAALDVDPRAAVVLGDIGADIDAAEAAGATGVLVPTPVTRPGETAAAEHTAPDLLTAVRALLGGPDDPGGGP, encoded by the coding sequence ATGCGTAGCACTTCGCATCGTTTGATAACGATATGTCCGGGTTACTCGAGACCCGTGTCCACCGTGGACGCCCCCGAGGTGTCGTCCGTGCGCAAAGGGCCGTGGCTGCTCACCCAGGGGGAGCAGCACGGCTCACGCACCCGTGCCCGTGGCACGGGCCCCGCGGCGGTCCTCTTCGACCGCGACGGCACCCTGGTCGAAGACCTGCCGTACAACGGCGATCCGGCTCGGGTGCGGCTCATGCCCACCGCCCGCGCCGCCGTCGACGCCGTACGGGCCCGCCGGATACCGGTCGGAGTGGTCACCAATCAGTCCGGTATCGCCCGCGGGCTGCTCACCCCCGGCGCGGTCGAGGCCGTGCGGCGGCGCGTCGAGGAACTGCTCGGCCCCCTTGACGTGTGGGCGGTGTGCCCGCACGGCCCCGACGACGGCTGCGGATGCCGCAAACCCGCCCCGGGGCTCGTCCACGCCGCCTGCGCCGCCCTGGACGTCGATCCGCGCGCGGCCGTGGTGCTCGGGGACATCGGCGCGGACATCGACGCGGCGGAAGCGGCCGGTGCGACGGGGGTGCTCGTCCCCACCCCGGTGACCCGGCCGGGGGAGACCGCCGCCGCGGAACACACCGCACCGGACCTCCTCACGGCGGTACGGGCGCTGCTCGGCGGCCCCGATGACCCGGGAGGCGGCCCTTGA
- a CDS encoding glycosyltransferase family 9 protein: protein MNPPGAGPRTLVVRLDSAGDVLLAGPAVRAVAAASRHTGILCGPLGEPAARLLPGVDEVLVHDAPWVGFDAPPVRRETTEALIASLAARRFDRALILTSHHQSPLPAALLLKLAQIPWVAADSEHYPGTLLDLRHRRAAHRHEARAALELAEAAGFALPPGDTGRLGVTSLPDTAPLTGTDPYVVVHPGAAVPARAWSPARAARAVAALGAAGHRVVVTGGPAEKELTAHVADGTALDLGGRTEFGELAGVLAGADAVVTGNTGPCHLASAVGTPVVCLFAPVVPAERWAPYRVAHRLLGRQDALCAGSRARVCPVAGHPCLDSVTDAEVLAAVDALIATGRADDRPLEATA from the coding sequence TTGAACCCGCCGGGCGCCGGGCCGCGCACCCTGGTCGTACGGCTCGACAGCGCCGGTGACGTCCTACTGGCCGGGCCGGCCGTGCGTGCGGTCGCCGCCGCCTCCCGCCACACCGGGATCCTGTGTGGTCCGCTCGGCGAGCCCGCCGCCCGGCTCCTCCCCGGAGTCGACGAGGTGCTGGTCCACGATGCGCCATGGGTGGGCTTCGACGCCCCGCCGGTACGGCGTGAGACCACCGAAGCCCTGATCGCTTCGCTGGCCGCCCGACGTTTCGACCGCGCCCTGATCCTCACGTCCCACCATCAAAGTCCCCTCCCGGCCGCCCTGTTGCTGAAGCTGGCCCAGATCCCCTGGGTCGCGGCGGACAGCGAGCACTATCCGGGCACCCTGCTGGACCTGCGGCACCGGCGCGCGGCGCACCGCCACGAGGCGCGCGCCGCGCTGGAGCTGGCCGAGGCGGCCGGGTTCGCCCTGCCGCCCGGCGACACGGGGCGGCTGGGCGTGACCTCCCTTCCCGACACCGCCCCGCTCACCGGGACCGATCCCTATGTGGTCGTCCACCCCGGCGCCGCCGTTCCCGCCCGCGCCTGGAGTCCGGCCCGCGCCGCGCGGGCGGTGGCCGCCTTGGGGGCGGCCGGCCACCGGGTGGTGGTCACCGGCGGGCCGGCGGAGAAGGAACTGACGGCGCACGTCGCCGACGGAACCGCCCTGGACCTCGGCGGGCGGACGGAATTCGGCGAACTCGCCGGGGTCCTCGCGGGCGCCGACGCGGTGGTCACCGGTAACACCGGCCCGTGCCATCTGGCGAGCGCCGTGGGCACCCCGGTCGTCTGCCTCTTCGCACCCGTGGTGCCCGCCGAACGCTGGGCCCCCTACCGCGTTGCCCACCGGCTGCTGGGGCGTCAGGACGCACTCTGCGCGGGCAGCCGCGCCCGCGTCTGTCCCGTGGCGGGCCACCCCTGCCTGGACTCCGTGACCGACGCCGAGGTCCTCGCCGCCGTGGACGCGCTGATCGCCACTGGCCGGGCCGACGACCGACCCCTGGAGGCGACGGCATGA
- a CDS encoding SDR family oxidoreductase → MTPSDTTGSGRLARAAVVTGADSGIGRATAVRLADDGMDIGITWNTDHEGAERTAAEVREHGRRAVIERMDLTGLPEAAEAIDRLADALGRLDVLVNNAGTGTATPFLDLDHTTVQQVLDVDLVGPFLCGQRAARRMIRQGGGGRIVNVTSVHEHQPRVGAAPYCAAKGGLGLLTQVMALELAEHGIRVNAVAPGEIATPMTGQEDTDVRGQDRPGIPLGRPGDAREVAAVIAFLAGPDAGYVTGASWAVDGGMLRMGPMAGSHLESGDWRRG, encoded by the coding sequence ATGACTCCCAGCGACACCACCGGCTCCGGCCGCCTCGCCCGCGCCGCCGTCGTCACCGGCGCGGACTCCGGCATCGGCCGTGCCACAGCCGTGCGGCTCGCCGACGACGGCATGGACATCGGCATCACCTGGAACACCGACCACGAAGGGGCCGAACGGACGGCGGCCGAGGTGCGGGAACACGGCCGACGGGCCGTGATCGAGCGGATGGACCTCACCGGCCTCCCGGAGGCCGCCGAGGCCATCGACCGGCTGGCCGACGCCCTCGGACGCCTCGACGTCCTCGTCAACAACGCGGGCACGGGAACCGCCACCCCCTTCCTCGACCTCGACCACACCACCGTGCAACAGGTCCTCGACGTCGACCTGGTCGGCCCGTTCCTGTGCGGACAGCGCGCGGCCCGCCGGATGATTCGCCAGGGCGGGGGCGGCCGGATCGTCAACGTCACCAGCGTCCACGAACACCAGCCGCGAGTGGGCGCCGCACCCTACTGCGCGGCCAAGGGCGGGCTCGGCCTGCTCACCCAGGTGATGGCCCTGGAACTGGCCGAACACGGGATCCGGGTCAACGCGGTCGCACCAGGCGAGATCGCCACCCCGATGACCGGCCAGGAGGACACGGACGTCCGCGGCCAGGACCGGCCGGGAATCCCGCTCGGGCGGCCCGGGGACGCCCGGGAGGTCGCCGCCGTGATCGCCTTCCTCGCGGGCCCGGACGCCGGCTATGTCACCGGCGCCTCCTGGGCGGTGGACGGTGGCATGCTCCGCATGGGGCCGATGGCCGGGTCCCACCTGGAGAGCGGGGACTGGCGCCGGGGGTGA
- the rfaE2 gene encoding D-glycero-beta-D-manno-heptose 1-phosphate adenylyltransferase, with protein MSAAQRPLVVVGDTLLDQDVDGEATRLAPDAPAPVVDVTVDRSRPGGAGLAALLAARGGREVVLVTALGDDAASRVVRETLRSLVTVVELPLDGALPVKTRIRAGGRPLVRVDRGGGTPGSPGRATVAALRNAGAVLVADYGHGTAGALRRHLADAAHTAPLVWDPHPRGERPVPGVRLATPNAAEARLLLGSDGGPRNDQGPLRVHGARGTRLGELWGAAAVAVTLGERGAILTRPRSGDHMYVPVVRRAQGDPCGAGDCFAATAASVLAGGGLPEEAVQLAVAEAAAFVASGGAGGLRPGEALSDDEAPRRPYDAYDLAGAVRARGGTVVAAGGCFDLLHAGHVGLLQNARRTGDCLIVCVNSDASVTRLKGPGRPINPVADRVRVLSGLGCVDAVAVFDEDTPEPLLRRLRPDVWVKGGDYSADTLPEAAVLREWGGQALVLPYLDGRSTTELARRAALGSTVRPAPPPVRTRR; from the coding sequence ATGAGCGCCGCGCAGCGACCCCTGGTCGTGGTCGGTGACACCCTGCTGGACCAGGACGTCGACGGCGAAGCCACCCGCCTGGCCCCCGACGCCCCGGCCCCCGTCGTCGACGTCACCGTGGACCGCAGCCGCCCCGGCGGCGCCGGACTCGCCGCTCTGCTCGCCGCCCGCGGCGGGCGCGAGGTCGTCCTCGTCACCGCGCTGGGCGACGACGCCGCGAGCCGGGTCGTCCGCGAAACCCTGCGCTCCCTGGTCACCGTGGTCGAGCTGCCCCTGGACGGCGCCCTCCCGGTCAAGACCAGGATCCGCGCCGGAGGCCGCCCCCTGGTCCGCGTCGACCGAGGGGGCGGAACGCCGGGAAGCCCTGGAAGGGCCACCGTCGCCGCCCTACGGAACGCCGGAGCCGTCCTGGTCGCCGATTACGGCCACGGCACCGCGGGCGCGCTGCGCCGCCACCTCGCCGACGCGGCGCACACCGCACCCCTGGTCTGGGACCCGCACCCGCGCGGTGAGCGGCCCGTGCCCGGCGTACGGCTCGCCACACCCAACGCCGCCGAGGCCCGGCTGCTCCTCGGCTCCGACGGCGGCCCCAGGAACGATCAGGGACCCCTCCGCGTCCACGGAGCGCGCGGCACCCGCCTCGGTGAGCTCTGGGGCGCCGCGGCCGTCGCCGTCACCCTGGGGGAGCGCGGTGCCATCCTCACCCGCCCGCGCAGCGGCGACCACATGTACGTTCCGGTCGTTCGCCGGGCCCAGGGCGACCCCTGCGGCGCCGGAGACTGCTTCGCCGCCACCGCCGCGAGCGTGCTGGCGGGCGGAGGGCTGCCGGAGGAGGCGGTCCAGCTGGCCGTCGCCGAAGCCGCCGCCTTCGTGGCGTCGGGCGGCGCCGGTGGTCTCCGGCCGGGGGAGGCCCTCAGCGATGACGAGGCTCCCAGGCGCCCGTACGACGCCTACGACCTGGCCGGGGCGGTCCGTGCCCGGGGCGGTACCGTCGTCGCCGCCGGAGGCTGTTTCGACCTGCTGCACGCCGGCCACGTCGGACTGCTCCAGAACGCCCGCCGCACCGGAGACTGCCTGATCGTGTGCGTCAACTCCGACGCCTCCGTGACCCGTCTGAAGGGCCCCGGCCGGCCGATCAATCCGGTCGCGGACCGGGTCCGGGTGCTGTCCGGACTGGGCTGCGTCGACGCCGTCGCCGTCTTCGACGAGGACACCCCGGAGCCGCTGCTGCGCAGACTGCGCCCGGACGTCTGGGTCAAGGGCGGCGACTACAGTGCCGACACCTTGCCCGAGGCCGCCGTGCTGCGCGAATGGGGTGGACAGGCCCTCGTCCTGCCGTATCTCGACGGCCGGTCCACCACCGAACTCGCCCGCCGGGCGGCTCTCGGGTCCACCGTCCGCCCGGCCCCGCCCCCGGTGCGGACCCGCCGATGA
- a CDS encoding glycosyltransferase family 9 protein, whose translation MTRPAGPRPRLLVLRALGLGDLLTAVPALRALRRSHPGYELLLAAPGRLAEAAAATGAIDRLLPTSAPARAVPHRIDWTGPPPEVAVDLHGNGPPSHRLLSALRPGRTLAYAHPDTPQVPGPLWRDDEHEWVRWCRLLLWYGIPADPGDRRITAPEGSGSPAPGAVVLHPGADAAARRWPAERFAAVGRALAATGHRVVVTAGADEAPLAHEVARAAGLPRSAVLGGDADVPFADLAVLVARARAVVVGDTGLAHLATALGTPSVVLFGPVAPRLWGPPRCDLHQALWYGSDATPRPGDAHGRVPDERLLAISVADVLAAVGRLPRPAASAPRRPRPTTPTGAAG comes from the coding sequence ATGACGCGCCCCGCGGGCCCCCGCCCCCGCCTGCTGGTGCTGCGCGCCCTCGGCCTCGGCGACCTGCTCACGGCCGTCCCGGCCCTCCGCGCACTCCGGCGCTCCCACCCCGGCTACGAGCTGCTGCTGGCCGCACCGGGCCGCCTGGCCGAGGCCGCGGCGGCGACCGGGGCCATCGACCGGTTGCTCCCCACCTCGGCTCCCGCCCGGGCCGTCCCCCACCGGATCGACTGGACCGGACCGCCACCGGAGGTGGCCGTGGACCTCCACGGGAACGGGCCGCCCAGCCACCGTCTGCTGAGCGCCCTGCGTCCGGGCCGCACCCTGGCCTACGCCCACCCCGACACCCCCCAGGTCCCCGGACCGCTGTGGCGCGACGACGAACACGAGTGGGTCCGCTGGTGCCGGCTGCTCCTGTGGTACGGCATCCCGGCCGACCCGGGGGACCGGCGGATCACCGCCCCCGAGGGCAGCGGCTCGCCCGCGCCCGGAGCGGTGGTCCTGCATCCTGGCGCCGACGCCGCCGCGCGCCGGTGGCCCGCCGAGCGCTTCGCCGCGGTGGGACGGGCCCTCGCCGCGACCGGTCACCGGGTCGTCGTCACCGCGGGCGCCGATGAGGCCCCCTTGGCCCATGAGGTCGCCCGGGCCGCCGGGCTGCCTCGGTCGGCCGTGCTCGGCGGCGACGCCGATGTGCCGTTCGCCGACCTCGCCGTACTCGTCGCCCGGGCCCGGGCCGTGGTCGTGGGCGACACCGGCCTGGCACATCTGGCGACCGCCCTGGGTACTCCCTCCGTCGTCCTCTTCGGACCGGTGGCCCCCCGACTGTGGGGACCACCGCGCTGCGATCTGCACCAGGCGCTCTGGTACGGCAGCGACGCCACCCCCCGGCCGGGTGACGCGCACGGCAGGGTCCCCGACGAACGACTGCTCGCCATCAGCGTGGCCGATGTCCTGGCGGCGGTCGGCAGGCTTCCCCGTCCGGCCGCCTCCGCGCCCCGCCGTCCGCGTCCGACCACCCCCACCGGAGCCGCCGGATGA
- a CDS encoding sugar phosphate isomerase/epimerase family protein gives MTSEDLLATCWTTAGDAAPGRGDGRSSLTLRERAEAAGAAGFRGFGLLHADLVRAEREYGLAGIRSLFEDNGLVHVELELLTDWWARGPRRAASDAIRRDLLRAAEALGARHLKIGPDVEDRPWQLETWAEEFATLAAQADGVGARLGIEFLPWTNLKTLHDGLELVEAAGHPAGGLIIDVWHTERAGTPPADLAKVPPGRIVGVELNDAESDVVGTLFEDTVRRRRLCGEGSFDLPAIVAGLRTAGWTGPWGVEILSDAHRALPVRTAADVAYRTAAAVLT, from the coding sequence GTGACGAGTGAAGACTTGTTGGCTACGTGCTGGACCACCGCGGGGGATGCCGCACCCGGGCGAGGCGACGGGCGTAGCTCGCTGACGCTGCGCGAGCGAGCGGAGGCGGCGGGTGCCGCGGGGTTTCGGGGCTTTGGACTGCTCCATGCGGACCTGGTGCGGGCCGAGCGCGAGTACGGGCTCGCGGGTATCCGGTCGCTCTTCGAGGACAACGGACTGGTCCATGTGGAGCTGGAGCTGCTGACGGACTGGTGGGCCCGGGGTCCTCGACGCGCGGCGTCGGACGCGATACGCCGGGATCTGCTGCGGGCAGCCGAGGCGCTCGGCGCGCGCCACCTCAAGATCGGCCCGGATGTCGAGGACCGGCCGTGGCAACTGGAGACGTGGGCCGAGGAGTTCGCCACGCTGGCCGCGCAGGCCGACGGTGTGGGAGCTCGGCTCGGCATCGAGTTCCTGCCCTGGACCAACCTCAAGACCCTGCACGACGGACTCGAACTCGTCGAAGCGGCTGGGCACCCGGCGGGCGGCCTGATCATCGATGTCTGGCACACCGAGCGCGCGGGGACGCCACCGGCCGACCTCGCGAAGGTGCCCCCGGGCCGCATCGTGGGCGTGGAGCTCAACGATGCCGAAAGCGACGTCGTGGGCACCCTCTTCGAGGACACCGTGCGGCGCCGTCGCCTGTGCGGCGAGGGCTCCTTCGACCTCCCCGCCATCGTCGCGGGCCTCCGTACCGCCGGCTGGACGGGCCCTTGGGGAGTGGAGATCCTTTCCGACGCACACCGCGCGCTTCCCGTGCGTACCGCTGCCGACGTGGCTTACCGGACGGCAGCTGCGGTGCTGACGTAA
- a CDS encoding glycosyltransferase family 2 protein produces the protein MTTPAVGVVVATRNRAGTLATALEHLTALPERPPVLVVDNGSTDHTRAMVAERFPGVDLLAHPVNRGALARNDGVRALTTPYIAFSDDDSWWRHGALSRAARLLDAHPRLGLVTAQVRVGPEERPDPLNAVLAASPVGRAPDLPGPEVFGFLACAAVVRRSAFLDAGGFHPLIFFGGEETLLAYDLTARGWGVSYCAEVVAHHNPAPAPRPGRDAVMRRNELIGHWLRRPLPLAFRSTARLLAEAACDPEARLALQGLLARLPAALRQRRPLPPWVEEAVRRVSSP, from the coding sequence GTGACGACGCCAGCCGTCGGTGTCGTCGTCGCCACCCGCAATCGCGCCGGCACCCTCGCCACCGCCCTCGAACACCTCACGGCCCTGCCGGAACGGCCACCCGTCCTGGTGGTGGACAACGGTTCGACCGACCACACCCGCGCCATGGTCGCCGAGCGTTTCCCCGGAGTGGATCTCCTGGCCCATCCCGTCAACCGCGGCGCGTTGGCCCGCAACGATGGCGTACGTGCGCTGACCACCCCTTACATCGCCTTCAGCGACGACGACTCGTGGTGGCGGCACGGCGCGCTGAGTCGGGCGGCCCGTCTCCTCGACGCCCATCCCAGGCTCGGGCTGGTCACGGCACAGGTACGGGTGGGCCCCGAGGAGCGACCCGACCCGCTCAACGCGGTGCTTGCCGCCTCCCCGGTCGGCCGGGCGCCCGACCTGCCGGGACCGGAGGTCTTCGGTTTCCTCGCCTGCGCCGCCGTGGTGCGCCGCAGCGCTTTTCTCGACGCGGGGGGCTTCCATCCCCTGATCTTCTTCGGCGGAGAGGAAACCCTTCTCGCCTATGACCTCACCGCGCGCGGCTGGGGCGTTTCGTACTGCGCGGAGGTGGTGGCCCACCACAACCCGGCCCCGGCGCCCCGTCCTGGCCGCGACGCCGTGATGCGACGCAACGAGCTGATCGGCCACTGGCTGCGGCGCCCCCTCCCCCTCGCCTTCCGGAGCACCGCGCGGCTCCTTGCCGAGGCCGCGTGCGACCCGGAGGCGCGGCTCGCCCTCCAGGGGCTGCTCGCCCGGCTCCCGGCGGCGCTGCGGCAACGCCGCCCGCTGCCGCCGTGGGTGGAGGAGGCCGTCCGGCGGGTGTCCTCGCCCTGA
- a CDS encoding glycosyltransferase: MTPQYDRPRAALDIALVSEHASPLAALGGVDAGGQNVHVARLAGALADRGHRVRVYTRRDAPDLPATVPMRAGVEVRHVPAGPARALSKDDLLPYMPDFGNHLEHEWRIAPPDVVHSHFWMSGVASLQAARALGLRLAHTYHALGTVKRRHQKDADTSPPDRVAWETKVGEGCDRVIATCRDEVAELAVMGLSPDRITVVPCGVDPRLFTPGGPTARRPADRALLVQIGRLVPRKGAAVSLAALRLLPDAVLLIVGGPPPAQADHDPEIRRLRALARRAGVPDRVRFTGGLPPEQVPALLRAADLVLCPADYEPFGIVPLEAMSCGTPVVATAVGGQRDTVVDPATGRLVPPRDPVALAEAVAGLLAAPGVAAACGRAGRRRVLAHYSWDRVAAATESAYRDLLATAGPPRAA, encoded by the coding sequence ATGACACCGCAGTACGACCGCCCCCGCGCGGCACTGGACATCGCGCTCGTCTCGGAGCACGCGAGCCCACTCGCCGCGCTCGGCGGAGTGGACGCCGGGGGCCAGAACGTGCACGTCGCCCGCCTCGCCGGGGCCCTCGCCGACCGCGGCCACCGGGTCCGGGTCTACACCCGCCGCGACGCGCCGGACCTGCCGGCCACGGTGCCGATGCGCGCGGGCGTCGAGGTGCGGCATGTGCCCGCGGGTCCGGCCCGGGCTCTGTCGAAGGACGACCTGCTGCCGTACATGCCCGACTTCGGAAACCACCTGGAACACGAGTGGCGGATCGCCCCGCCCGACGTCGTCCACTCCCACTTCTGGATGTCCGGCGTGGCATCGCTGCAGGCCGCCCGTGCCCTCGGACTGCGGCTCGCGCACACCTACCACGCGCTCGGGACCGTCAAGAGGCGCCATCAGAAGGACGCGGACACCAGCCCACCGGACCGCGTCGCGTGGGAGACGAAGGTCGGCGAGGGCTGTGACCGCGTCATCGCCACCTGCCGCGACGAAGTCGCCGAACTGGCCGTCATGGGCCTGAGCCCGGACCGGATCACGGTCGTACCCTGCGGCGTGGACCCACGGCTCTTCACCCCCGGCGGGCCCACCGCGCGCCGGCCCGCGGACCGGGCCCTGCTGGTGCAGATCGGCCGGCTGGTGCCCCGGAAAGGGGCGGCCGTCTCCCTCGCCGCCCTCCGCCTGCTGCCGGACGCCGTCCTGCTGATCGTGGGCGGGCCGCCGCCCGCCCAGGCGGACCATGACCCGGAGATACGCCGTCTGAGGGCCCTGGCCCGCCGGGCGGGGGTCCCCGACAGGGTCCGATTCACCGGCGGCCTGCCGCCCGAACAGGTGCCTGCCCTGCTGCGCGCCGCCGATCTCGTCCTGTGCCCCGCCGACTACGAGCCATTTGGCATCGTGCCCCTCGAGGCCATGAGCTGCGGAACTCCCGTGGTGGCCACCGCCGTGGGCGGTCAGCGCGACACGGTCGTCGATCCCGCCACGGGCCGGCTGGTACCGCCGCGGGACCCCGTAGCTCTGGCCGAGGCGGTCGCCGGGCTCCTCGCCGCCCCCGGGGTGGCCGCCGCCTGCGGCCGAGCCGGCCGACGGCGCGTCCTGGCCCACTACAGCTGGGACAGGGTCGCCGCCGCCACCGAAAGCGCCTACCGCGATCTGCTGGCCACGGCCGGACCGCCCAGGGCGGCCTGA